The proteins below are encoded in one region of Desulfomonile tiedjei:
- a CDS encoding prepilin-type N-terminal cleavage/methylation domain-containing protein, which yields MKSSKGLTIVELVVVLAVIGIFISIGVGPMFGWISHYRFEAAGRSFVNAAQSVRIQAISGLPGFKVRPAPAVGIQGSLDNKSFRVFLDSVTFTCNTCGTVSDRKPTSEELPIKVGDYVELAGFNQPDYLYGNLFRITALNPNPPAVDKATPEKDEFGHLRWRITSSPFSIDCESCRDDDASNCVKWTDAASTTYTLNTGKVQVAACLKFLPNTDLPVSQRVPYAVIKNKTGSSVECYYDPDYYEVEVAVRKPDGTYLDMATPTIVFDFAGATRNHAEYTVSIRKKKKGAVDPKTHALNFHIDSAGRIKLGL from the coding sequence GTGAAATCCTCAAAGGGCCTCACCATTGTCGAGCTTGTGGTCGTCCTCGCGGTAATCGGAATTTTCATTTCCATCGGCGTGGGACCCATGTTCGGTTGGATAAGTCACTACCGTTTTGAAGCCGCGGGCCGCTCTTTTGTCAACGCGGCTCAATCCGTGCGTATTCAAGCGATTTCAGGCCTGCCGGGTTTTAAGGTCAGGCCCGCGCCCGCGGTGGGCATTCAAGGATCCCTCGACAACAAATCGTTCAGAGTCTTTCTTGATTCGGTGACTTTCACCTGTAACACCTGCGGGACCGTGTCTGACAGAAAGCCTACATCGGAGGAGCTGCCCATAAAGGTCGGGGACTACGTGGAGCTGGCGGGATTCAATCAACCGGACTATCTCTACGGCAACCTGTTCAGAATAACGGCTTTGAATCCTAATCCCCCGGCCGTTGACAAAGCGACGCCGGAAAAGGACGAATTCGGGCACCTGCGGTGGAGGATTACGAGTTCCCCATTTTCGATCGATTGTGAAAGCTGCCGCGACGACGATGCGTCAAACTGCGTCAAGTGGACGGATGCTGCGAGCACCACTTACACTCTGAACACGGGAAAAGTGCAGGTTGCCGCGTGCCTGAAATTTCTGCCGAATACGGATTTGCCCGTGAGTCAAAGGGTACCTTATGCCGTGATCAAGAACAAAACGGGGAGTTCCGTCGAGTGCTACTATGACCCTGATTACTATGAAGTCGAGGTGGCGGTAAGAAAACCTGACGGGACATATCTGGACATGGCAACTCCCACCATTGTCTTTGACTTTGCAGGGGCTACCAGAAACCATGCCGAATATACCGTCAGTATAAGAAAGAAGAAAAAAGGGGCCGTCGATCCGAAGACCCATGCCCTCAACTTCCACATTGATTCTGCGGGAAGGATCAAACTAGGGCTTTAG
- a CDS encoding prepilin-type N-terminal cleavage/methylation domain-containing protein, with translation MQPRRSERGFTLVEVMTAVLILSVGMLGVAAMLNTSMKSDSYNNYAREAEYMANQKIEEFRAKSVDGSLAAGTGNWPPTAITSPYVYSWTVTPDTDTNRRICQVEVKVGWPTGPDYPDCKKDSVDKCTNRMRVLNFIPQQ, from the coding sequence ATGCAGCCGAGAAGATCTGAAAGAGGATTTACCTTAGTGGAAGTCATGACCGCGGTGCTCATCTTGTCTGTGGGCATGCTGGGAGTGGCTGCAATGCTCAACACGTCAATGAAATCCGACAGTTACAACAATTATGCCAGAGAAGCCGAGTATATGGCTAATCAAAAAATAGAGGAGTTCAGAGCCAAGAGCGTGGATGGAAGTCTGGCAGCGGGTACCGGTAACTGGCCGCCCACTGCCATCACTTCACCCTACGTCTATTCCTGGACGGTGACCCCTGATACGGACACGAACCGCCGAATCTGTCAGGTGGAGGTCAAGGTGGGATGGCCGACTGGGCCGGACTATCCGGACTGTAAGAAGGATTCAGTGGACAAATGCACTAACAGGATGAGAGTGCTCAACTTTATCCCGCAGCAGTAA